Below is a window of Sporosarcina ureae DNA.
CTTTCTTCATTTTGTTCATCCGTTTCATTCCAAATCCCCCTTTTCAATTTCTATCCGCAGTTTTTTTAAAGTTCGGTAAAGCCTGGTTTTCACGGTATTACTGTTTTCATCTAAAATGGCTGCTACTTCGTCAATCTTCAAGTCTTCAAAGAAGCGTAAAATAATCAACGACTTTTCGTCTGGAGAAAGAGTCTCTAGCGCATCTAATAAATCTATATCAGTTGGTTCATCTTCAGCTTTTGGTAAATAGCCATCTAGAACTTCGTCATCCATCACCATCATCCGTTGATGTTTAC
It encodes the following:
- a CDS encoding sigma-70 family RNA polymerase sigma factor, with product MTKNKKMEQVEQFLIENQNAHYRLAYSYVKNKENALDIVQDSIFKALKYIHRLEEIKYLKTWFYRILVNTSIDFIRKHQRMMVMDDEVLDGYLPKAEDEPTDIDLLDALETLSPDEKSLIILRFFEDLKIDEVAAILDENSNTVKTRLYRTLKKLRIEIEKGDLE